CACCGTCGCGCCCCGGGGGCAGCGCGCGACATCCTGCCAATTAGAAGACGAGAGCGAGCCTCAGACGACCAGCTGATTGAGGTCGCAGCCGGACATGTAGGTGTACGCGCGCAGGTGCAGCCGGAAGTAGCCGGCGTCTCCGAAGTTCGACCCCCACGAGTTGGCCACGGTCAGGACGTCGCCCCCGCGCCCGCGGGGATGGTCCACGGCCTCGTCGGCCGTCAGGTCGTTGACGAACGTCGCCCTCGCGCCGGCGGGGATAGCCCTAGAAGTCGGGCAGGGCCACGACCCCCTCGTCGGGTCGCCGTGGCTCCCGCGCCCGCTGGGGTGGTCCCTCCTTGAGGCAAAGCCGCAGCCCCCTCTGACCGTCACCCTCCCCCGCGCCTGCGGGGACGGCTATCTGGCTTTGCCGTTGGTCAGGTCCCCCGGCGAGGCGAATACGGAGTCCGGTGTTTCGGGAATGGTGGGTCGCTGACCGCTGCCTGGGGCTTCAGTCTTGAAACCTCCTCTCGAACATCAAGGCCCGCTACCGCGACCGGGTTTAGGCTTCGGGCCTCGAGTCCCGGCTGCAGGCGCGCCTGCTCGACGGCGTTCACCACAACCTCGTTGACAGTCGTGGCCTCCAGGCCCAGACGCGTGGCCGTACGAACGACCTGGCGGGCGACCTGTCCTGACGGCAGGCCGGCGACGATCGGTGCGACGGCTTGCAGGGCACGCATTCGGTCTTCGGCGAACTGCATGCGCGGGAACCGCGCGAGCTCGGCGTCGACCACGATGTCGGCGAGCGGCACCCGGCTGCGGTCCAGCAGGCGGTGCAGTGCGGCGGGGCCGTCCTGCGCCAGGATCGCCGAAGGGTCCCTCCCCTCGGGGAGGCGTACAGCTTCCGCGCCTTGCAGCAGTTGGAACGCCTTGACGGCGCCCCGCATCCCCGCCGAGTCGCCGTCGAACGTGATCACGGCCCCGGTCACGCCCAAGTCGCAGACCTGCCCGAGGGCGTCGACCTGCGTGGGGGAGAGGACGGTCCCGCAGGTCGCCACGCC
This genomic window from Microbispora sp. ZYX-F-249 contains:
- a CDS encoding C1 family peptidase, which codes for MDHPRGRGGDVLTVANSWGSNFGDAGYFRLHLRAYTYMSGCDLNQLVV